The following are encoded together in the Microterricola viridarii genome:
- a CDS encoding cation:proton antiporter: MTTVTFTLLALVVLVGLLGPLLAARARWRIPAVVGELAGGLLIGSSGLGLLDSTDGTVTLLANIGFGLTMVVVGSHVPVRDPAVRAAIGPGALGAALVGLGAVVLAILMAGVFGTGHAALYGVLIASSSAALVLPMLQSSGLGGRSTAQLVAQIAIADVACIVALPMVLAPARVLQVALTGLGIAVAAALLALLLIRFGRTDLRERLHHFSEERGFALELRFSLLVLFAFASVAQLGSVSIMVAGFALGLVLAAAGEPRRLARQLFGITEGFFGPFFFVWLGASINLHGLISHPQMLLLGVSLGAAAVLAHLAARLARLPLLQAAASAGQLGVPVAAVTLGLQSGVLVSGEDAGILLGALVTVVASAVATGMLARANHGAGEGT; this comes from the coding sequence GTGACGACTGTGACGTTCACGCTGCTCGCACTGGTTGTGCTCGTCGGACTGCTCGGGCCGTTGCTCGCTGCGCGGGCACGCTGGCGCATCCCGGCGGTCGTCGGGGAGCTGGCCGGCGGGCTGCTGATCGGGTCGTCGGGGCTCGGCCTGCTCGATTCCACGGACGGCACGGTCACCCTGTTGGCGAACATCGGATTCGGTCTCACGATGGTCGTGGTCGGCTCGCATGTTCCCGTGCGCGACCCCGCCGTGCGAGCCGCCATCGGGCCGGGCGCGCTCGGCGCGGCGCTCGTCGGGCTCGGGGCCGTCGTGCTCGCGATTCTGATGGCGGGCGTGTTCGGAACCGGCCACGCGGCGCTGTACGGGGTGCTGATCGCGTCGTCATCCGCCGCGCTGGTGCTGCCCATGTTGCAATCGTCGGGCCTGGGCGGGCGCTCAACCGCCCAACTGGTCGCCCAGATCGCGATCGCGGACGTCGCGTGCATCGTCGCGCTGCCGATGGTGCTTGCTCCAGCTCGCGTGCTGCAGGTGGCGCTCACCGGTCTGGGTATCGCCGTGGCGGCGGCACTGCTGGCGCTGCTGCTGATCCGGTTCGGACGCACCGACCTGCGTGAGCGGCTTCACCACTTCTCCGAGGAGCGCGGCTTCGCGCTGGAGCTGCGGTTCAGTCTGCTCGTCTTGTTCGCCTTTGCATCGGTGGCGCAGCTCGGCTCCGTCTCGATCATGGTGGCCGGGTTCGCGCTGGGGCTGGTGCTGGCCGCCGCGGGGGAGCCCCGGCGGTTGGCCAGGCAGCTGTTCGGCATCACGGAGGGCTTCTTCGGCCCGTTCTTCTTCGTCTGGCTGGGCGCATCGATCAACCTGCACGGGCTCATCAGCCACCCTCAGATGCTCCTGCTCGGGGTCAGCCTGGGCGCCGCGGCGGTGCTGGCACACCTCGCCGCACGGCTGGCCCGGCTGCCGCTGCTGCAGGCCGCGGCATCCGCGGGGCAGCTCGGCGTTCCCGTGGCCGCGGTCACCCTCGGCCTCCAGAGCGGAGTGCTGGTCAGCGGGGAGGATGCCGGGATCCTGCTCGGCGCCCTCGTCACCGTGGTCGCCTCGGCCGTGGCCACCGGCATGCTCGCGCGGGCCAATCACGGTGCGGGAGAAGGGACTTGA
- a CDS encoding CpaF family protein has translation MSEAVRMITEQVRARVRRESVDLAADSALAESFVRDEVRRYSERALGTALPLIHDEEQAAREAVASLTGFGRLQPYLDDPEIEEIWVNSPTRVFVARSGVAQLTTTVLGEREVRELVERMLQSSGRRVDLSSPFVDASLPDGSRLHVVIPDVTARYWSVNIRKFSRRIRTLNQLVAAGSLNRQAAEFLRMCVLAGQNILVSGATQAGKTTMLNALLGAARDRERIVTVEETFELDLRARDVVAMQCRQPSLEGTGEITLRRLIKESLRMRPDRLVVGEVREAESLDLLLALNSGIPGACSIHANSGRDALVKLSTLPLLAGRNIDSAFVLPTVAGCVDIVVHCEMDRHGTRRLAEILAVTGRVVDDQVEAEPLFERRDGELHALGTQPPKLEKFRSAGFDPAVVLGQGPE, from the coding sequence ATGAGCGAGGCCGTGCGCATGATCACCGAGCAGGTGCGTGCGCGGGTGCGTCGGGAGAGCGTCGATCTGGCCGCCGATTCCGCCCTCGCCGAGAGCTTTGTGCGCGACGAGGTGCGGCGCTACAGCGAGCGGGCGCTGGGCACGGCGCTGCCGCTGATCCACGACGAGGAGCAGGCCGCGCGCGAGGCCGTCGCCTCGCTCACCGGCTTCGGCCGGCTGCAGCCGTACCTCGATGATCCCGAGATCGAAGAGATCTGGGTGAATTCGCCCACTCGGGTGTTCGTGGCCCGGTCCGGCGTGGCGCAGCTCACCACTACGGTGCTGGGTGAACGCGAGGTGCGCGAACTCGTCGAGCGGATGCTCCAGAGCTCCGGCCGGCGGGTGGATCTCAGCTCGCCGTTCGTGGACGCCTCGCTGCCGGACGGCAGCCGTCTGCACGTCGTCATCCCCGACGTGACGGCGCGCTACTGGTCGGTGAACATCCGCAAGTTCAGCCGCCGCATCCGCACCCTCAACCAACTCGTCGCGGCCGGCTCGCTCAACCGACAGGCAGCCGAGTTCTTGCGCATGTGCGTGCTGGCCGGGCAGAACATCCTCGTCTCCGGCGCCACGCAAGCGGGCAAGACGACCATGCTGAACGCGCTGCTCGGGGCCGCGCGCGACCGCGAGCGCATCGTGACGGTCGAGGAGACCTTCGAGCTCGACCTGCGGGCGCGCGACGTCGTGGCGATGCAGTGCAGGCAGCCGAGCCTGGAGGGCACCGGCGAGATCACCCTGCGCCGGCTGATCAAGGAGTCGCTGCGGATGCGGCCGGACCGGCTCGTGGTCGGTGAGGTGCGCGAGGCGGAGAGCCTCGACCTGCTCCTCGCTCTGAACAGCGGGATTCCGGGCGCCTGCTCGATCCACGCCAACTCGGGGCGCGACGCACTCGTGAAGCTGAGCACGCTGCCGCTACTGGCCGGGCGCAACATCGACTCCGCTTTCGTACTGCCGACGGTGGCCGGCTGCGTCGACATCGTGGTGCACTGCGAGATGGACAGGCACGGCACCCGCCGACTGGCCGAGATCCTCGCCGTGACCGGCCGCGTGGTCGACGACCAGGTCGAGGCCGAGCCACTGTTCGAGCGCCGCGACGGCGAACTGCACGCGCTCGGCACGCAGCCGCCCAAGCTGGAGAAGTTCCGCTCGGCGGGGTTCGATCCGGCGGTGGTGCTCGGACAGGGACCGGAATGA
- a CDS encoding type II secretion system F family protein → MSGLVAVLLGALLGAGLLLALSPVFWPAGRARPVAGAAASGVRASATRLLAQAGLRGVPPLAFAALSIVLGVLAAGLAQALLGITALAVLTGAAALLLPLLLVRWRAAAGRTAHREVWPDVVDHLVSAVRSGLSLPDAVSSVARAGPPSTRAPFADFERDYRASANFDRSVDRLKDTLADPVADRILEALRMAREVGGTELTAVLRSLAGSLREDAAVRAELKARQGWVVNAARLGVAAPWIVLLLLASRPEAALAYDTPAGSLLILGGLLVSVVAYRVMLRLGRLPEEPRWFR, encoded by the coding sequence ATGAGCGGCCTTGTGGCTGTGCTGCTCGGGGCGCTACTCGGGGCAGGGCTGCTGCTGGCGCTCTCGCCGGTGTTCTGGCCGGCCGGGCGGGCACGGCCGGTTGCTGGCGCCGCGGCATCCGGTGTCCGCGCCAGCGCGACCCGACTGCTCGCCCAAGCTGGCTTGCGCGGGGTGCCGCCGCTCGCCTTCGCGGCCCTCTCGATTGTTCTCGGGGTCCTGGCCGCTGGTCTCGCCCAGGCCCTGCTCGGCATCACCGCGCTCGCCGTGCTGACCGGCGCCGCGGCGCTCCTGCTTCCGCTGCTGCTCGTGCGCTGGCGGGCCGCGGCAGGACGCACCGCGCACCGGGAGGTGTGGCCGGATGTCGTCGACCACCTCGTCTCGGCCGTGCGCTCCGGACTCTCGCTGCCGGATGCCGTGAGCAGTGTCGCACGGGCCGGACCGCCCAGCACCCGCGCACCCTTCGCCGACTTCGAGCGCGACTACCGGGCGAGCGCCAACTTCGACCGGAGCGTCGACCGGTTGAAGGACACGCTCGCCGACCCTGTCGCCGACCGGATCTTGGAAGCGCTGCGGATGGCGCGTGAGGTCGGCGGCACGGAGCTGACCGCCGTGCTGCGGAGCCTCGCCGGTTCCCTGCGCGAGGATGCCGCGGTGCGCGCGGAGCTGAAGGCCCGCCAGGGCTGGGTGGTCAATGCGGCCCGGCTGGGCGTCGCCGCACCGTGGATTGTCTTGCTGCTGCTCGCCTCCCGGCCGGAGGCGGCACTGGCCTACGACACCCCGGCAGGGTCGCTGCTGATCCTGGGCGGTCTGCTCGTCTCCGTCGTGGCCTACCGGGTGATGCTGAGGCTCGGCCGATTGCCGGAGGAACCGCGGTGGTTCCGGTGA
- a CDS encoding type II secretion system F family protein: MVPVSALSGWALALGSTLGLGLWSLVALTPRLRRARLIDRIAPYLGDISEAARERAERHTVDPLPVLGTLFGPAVARAAAGLGDVLGGSELLARRLRQSGSTRSVVQFRTEQLLAAVLGLALGLAVAVTGSSLSTLPPLAQIALPPTAFLVGGAVPELLLRRRARARLRRIEGELPLVLEFLTLSLSAGEGLQDALARVARASSGELAAEFGAVVGRVHAGIPLAVALHELATELRIPALARCIDQMVAVLERGTPLAEVLRAQASDARGVAKRELMESGGKKEVLMLVPLIFLILPLTVIFAIFPGVFVLQAGF, translated from the coding sequence GTGGTTCCGGTGAGCGCCCTCTCCGGCTGGGCGCTCGCGCTGGGTAGCACGCTGGGCCTCGGCCTCTGGTCGCTCGTCGCGCTCACCCCGCGGCTGCGCCGGGCCCGGCTGATCGACCGGATCGCGCCGTACCTCGGAGACATCTCGGAGGCCGCGAGGGAGCGTGCCGAGCGGCACACCGTCGACCCGCTGCCGGTGCTCGGCACCCTGTTCGGCCCCGCCGTGGCTCGCGCGGCTGCCGGGCTGGGCGATGTGCTCGGCGGCTCCGAGCTGCTGGCCCGGCGCCTCCGCCAGTCCGGATCCACCCGCAGCGTCGTGCAGTTCCGCACCGAACAACTGCTCGCCGCGGTGCTCGGGCTCGCCCTCGGCCTGGCGGTCGCCGTCACCGGCTCCAGCCTCAGCACGCTGCCGCCGCTCGCCCAGATCGCGCTGCCCCCGACCGCCTTCCTGGTGGGCGGCGCCGTGCCGGAGCTGCTGTTGCGCCGGCGCGCGCGAGCCAGGCTGCGGCGAATCGAGGGCGAGTTACCGCTGGTCCTCGAGTTCCTGACGTTGAGCCTCTCGGCGGGGGAAGGGCTGCAGGACGCCCTGGCCCGGGTCGCCCGGGCCAGCTCCGGCGAGCTGGCGGCCGAATTCGGTGCCGTCGTCGGCCGGGTGCATGCCGGCATCCCGCTCGCCGTGGCCCTGCACGAGCTGGCCACCGAACTCCGCATCCCAGCGCTCGCCCGCTGCATCGACCAGATGGTCGCGGTGCTGGAGCGCGGCACGCCGCTGGCCGAGGTGCTGCGGGCGCAGGCGAGCGACGCGCGCGGCGTCGCGAAGCGGGAGTTGATGGAGAGCGGCGGCAAGAAGGAAGTGCTCATGTTGGTGCCACTGATCTTCCTGATCCTGCCGCTCACCGTCATCTTTGCGATCTTCCCTGGGGTGTTCGTGCTCCAGGCCGGGTTTTGA
- a CDS encoding TadE/TadG family type IV pilus assembly protein yields MAGGLRHDERGSALAEFTMVAALLTLLCLAVIQLALALHIRNTVQDAAAEGARLAALAGATLDDGAQRTRELISIGIGPAYATHVTAGYTEVADLRSTEVRVVTPLPVIGLFGIESALEVTGHAALELPD; encoded by the coding sequence ATGGCCGGCGGCTTGAGGCACGACGAACGCGGCAGTGCGCTGGCCGAGTTCACGATGGTTGCTGCGCTGCTCACCCTTCTCTGCCTAGCCGTCATCCAGCTGGCTCTGGCCCTGCACATCCGCAACACGGTGCAGGATGCCGCGGCAGAGGGAGCACGGCTGGCAGCACTTGCCGGGGCGACGCTGGACGACGGTGCCCAGCGCACCCGCGAGCTGATCAGCATCGGCATCGGGCCGGCGTACGCCACCCACGTGACGGCCGGCTACACCGAGGTGGCCGATCTGCGCAGCACGGAGGTGCGCGTCGTCACGCCGCTGCCCGTGATCGGGCTGTTCGGAATCGAGTCGGCTCTGGAGGTGACCGGGCATGCGGCGCTGGAGCTTCCGGACTGA
- a CDS encoding pilus assembly protein TadG-related protein: MTGRLRGEDGSSLILTIFYGAFALVLILLVVAATSLSLERKRLLSVADGAALAGAEAFELSAVHLTPGGLTVAVSDVDVRAAALEHLAAVPHGSLEDLRVEHAGSPDGASALVTLSAWWRPPVLTVFVPEGIRLEVSSTARSMFR, from the coding sequence GTGACCGGGCGGCTGCGCGGGGAGGACGGCTCGAGCCTGATCCTGACCATCTTCTACGGCGCCTTCGCCCTGGTTCTGATCCTGCTCGTCGTCGCCGCCACTTCGCTGTCATTGGAGCGCAAACGATTGCTCAGTGTCGCGGACGGTGCAGCGCTCGCCGGCGCGGAGGCGTTCGAGCTCAGTGCGGTGCACCTGACGCCTGGCGGCCTCACCGTCGCGGTCAGCGACGTCGATGTGCGCGCCGCGGCGCTCGAACACCTAGCTGCCGTGCCGCACGGATCCTTGGAGGATCTGCGGGTCGAGCACGCGGGCAGCCCGGACGGTGCCTCGGCGCTGGTGACACTGAGCGCCTGGTGGCGACCGCCCGTGCTCACCGTGTTCGTACCGGAGGGCATCCGCCTCGAGGTCAGCTCGACGGCCCGCTCAATGTTCCGGTAG
- a CDS encoding MFS transporter codes for MSAPARPFSMRSVALAAFLPTLLFSIGEGAIIPLIPLVAHDLGASLAVAGLLGGLVMVGTVVGDIPSGVIVSHIGERTAMIWAALLAVIAVLICLAAPNVLVLGIGVFIVGLATAVFGLARHAFLTTYVPLQYRARALSTLGGVFRAGYFVGPFLSAAVIHFSGGTQAVFWVFIVCCLAATAVLILLPDPASTFGPAQRRADGPAGDGLFRTIWQNRAVLLRLGTAVGLIGAMRATRLVILPLWAVSIGIGQTDTALIIGIAGAVDFALFYVSGHIMDRYGRLWSALPSMLGLGSGFLVLAFTHDLPAAVQWFIVVAMFLSVANGIGSGIMMTLGADLAPRGNPAPFLGAWRFAGDFGSAAAPLAVAGITAIASLALASGVAGVAGLLGAGMLLRYIPRYLPRAATHPASK; via the coding sequence ATGTCTGCACCCGCGCGCCCCTTCTCCATGCGCTCGGTCGCACTCGCCGCCTTCCTGCCGACGCTGCTGTTCTCGATCGGCGAGGGCGCGATCATCCCGCTCATCCCCTTGGTCGCGCACGACCTCGGCGCATCACTCGCCGTCGCCGGGCTGCTTGGCGGGCTCGTCATGGTCGGCACGGTCGTCGGCGACATCCCGAGCGGCGTGATCGTCAGCCACATCGGCGAGCGCACCGCCATGATCTGGGCGGCGCTGTTGGCCGTCATCGCCGTGCTGATCTGCCTCGCGGCACCCAACGTGCTCGTGCTCGGCATCGGTGTGTTCATCGTCGGGCTTGCAACCGCCGTGTTCGGCCTGGCCCGCCATGCCTTCCTGACCACCTACGTGCCCCTTCAATACCGGGCCAGGGCGCTCTCCACTCTCGGCGGCGTGTTCCGCGCCGGCTACTTCGTCGGACCGTTCCTCTCCGCCGCCGTGATCCACTTCAGCGGCGGCACGCAGGCCGTGTTCTGGGTGTTCATCGTCTGCTGCCTCGCGGCCACCGCCGTGCTGATCCTGCTCCCCGACCCGGCCAGCACATTCGGGCCCGCGCAACGCCGCGCGGATGGGCCGGCAGGCGACGGCCTGTTTCGCACAATCTGGCAGAACCGCGCCGTGCTGCTGCGGCTCGGCACCGCGGTCGGACTGATCGGCGCCATGCGCGCCACCCGCCTCGTGATCCTGCCCCTCTGGGCCGTCAGCATCGGCATCGGGCAGACCGACACGGCGCTCATCATCGGCATCGCCGGCGCCGTTGATTTCGCCCTGTTCTACGTCAGTGGCCACATCATGGACCGCTACGGGCGGCTCTGGAGCGCGCTCCCCTCGATGCTCGGGCTCGGCTCCGGCTTCCTCGTGCTCGCTTTCACCCACGACCTCCCCGCCGCCGTGCAGTGGTTCATCGTGGTGGCGATGTTCCTCTCCGTCGCGAATGGCATCGGCAGCGGCATCATGATGACTTTGGGCGCCGATCTCGCCCCGCGCGGGAATCCCGCGCCGTTCCTCGGCGCGTGGCGCTTCGCCGGCGACTTCGGCTCCGCCGCGGCGCCGCTCGCCGTCGCCGGCATCACCGCCATCGCGTCGCTCGCCCTGGCCAGCGGTGTCGCCGGTGTGGCCGGACTCCTCGGCGCCGGCATGCTGCTGCGCTACATCCCCCGCTACCTGCCGCGCGCAGCCACTCACCCTGCATCGAAATGA
- the prfB gene encoding peptide chain release factor 2, whose translation MIELDISEQIAALRSTFGDIRAVLDVDSIAADIARLSEAAGAPDLWDDTDNAQKVTSALSHRQAELAKITSIGSRLDDLEVLVELANEAGDEDSAQEARSELASLQKLMGELEVQTLLDGEFDPSPAVVTIRAGAGGVDAADFAEMLMRMYLRWAEKHKYPVRVLDTSYAEEAGIKSTTFEVDAPYAFGTLSVEAGTHRLVRMSPFGAAGKRQTSFAAVEVVPLIEQAQSVDVPEADIRIDVFRSSGPGGQSVNTTDSAVRITHLPTGIVVSCQNEKSQIQNRAAALRVLQSRLLLLQREQEAATKKEFAGNITASWGDQMRSYVLAPYQMVKDLRTDFEVNNPSNVFDGDLDGFISAGIRWRKGAH comes from the coding sequence ATGATTGAGCTCGATATTTCGGAACAGATTGCCGCCCTGCGGTCCACCTTCGGCGACATTCGCGCCGTACTCGACGTGGATTCCATCGCCGCCGACATCGCCCGCCTGAGCGAGGCCGCCGGTGCCCCCGACCTGTGGGATGACACCGACAACGCCCAGAAGGTGACCAGCGCGCTGAGCCACCGCCAGGCGGAGCTTGCCAAGATCACCAGCATCGGCAGTCGGCTGGACGACCTCGAGGTGCTCGTCGAGCTGGCCAATGAGGCCGGCGATGAGGACAGCGCCCAGGAGGCACGCTCCGAGCTGGCCAGCCTGCAGAAGCTCATGGGCGAGCTCGAGGTGCAGACGCTGCTCGACGGCGAGTTCGACCCGAGCCCGGCCGTCGTCACGATCCGCGCAGGCGCGGGTGGCGTCGACGCAGCCGACTTCGCCGAGATGCTGATGCGCATGTACCTGCGCTGGGCCGAGAAGCACAAGTACCCGGTGCGCGTGCTCGACACCAGCTACGCCGAGGAGGCGGGCATCAAGTCGACCACCTTCGAGGTCGACGCCCCCTACGCCTTCGGAACCCTGAGTGTCGAGGCCGGCACCCACCGCCTGGTGCGGATGTCGCCGTTCGGCGCGGCGGGCAAGCGCCAGACCAGCTTCGCCGCAGTCGAGGTCGTGCCCCTGATCGAGCAGGCCCAGTCGGTCGACGTGCCTGAGGCCGACATTCGCATCGACGTGTTCCGCTCCAGCGGCCCCGGCGGCCAGTCGGTGAACACGACGGACTCCGCCGTGCGCATCACCCACCTGCCGACCGGAATCGTCGTCAGCTGCCAGAACGAGAAGAGCCAGATCCAGAACCGCGCCGCCGCGCTGCGCGTTCTGCAGTCCCGCCTGCTGCTGCTGCAGCGCGAGCAGGAGGCCGCCACGAAGAAGGAATTCGCGGGCAACATCACGGCCAGTTGGGGCGACCAGATGCGCAGCTACGTGCTCGCGCCGTACCAAATGGTCAAGGACCTGCGCACCGATTTCGAGGTCAACAACCCGAGCAATGTGTTCGACGGCGACCTCGACGGCTTCATCTCTGCCGGCATCCGCTGGCGCAAGGGCGCCCACTAA
- the ftsE gene encoding cell division ATP-binding protein FtsE gives MIRFDHVTKKYPGTTRPALNAIDLEILRGEFVFLVGASGSGKSSCLRLVLKEEKPSSGSIHVLGQDLGSISNRKIPYFRRNLGVVFQDFRLLPNKTVYDNVAFTLQVIGKSRGYIQEAVPDTLKMVGLDGKAQRYPHELSGGEQQRVAIARAIVNKPQVLLADEPTGNLDPTTSAGIMTLLERINAGGTTVMMATHEAAIVDQMQRRVLELSAGTIVRDERHGGYATSAVPILAVASDTSSTPQAAPTTGAVHTGAVHTDAVRTSAVPTNAVPTSTMSQPLYVEPEFSDEVTDAAAAVTAAALATPPAPPAPPPAPVTGSMIRPLLPVSRHEAPEQLGLAERLGLRAPGEKTDPSSAQEVGPTK, from the coding sequence ATGATTCGCTTTGACCACGTCACCAAGAAATACCCGGGAACCACACGGCCGGCGCTGAACGCGATCGACCTTGAAATTCTCCGGGGAGAATTCGTCTTCCTCGTAGGCGCCTCAGGCTCGGGCAAATCGAGCTGCCTGCGACTCGTGCTGAAAGAGGAGAAACCGAGCAGCGGCAGCATTCACGTGCTCGGCCAGGACCTCGGCAGCATCTCGAACCGCAAGATCCCGTACTTCCGGCGCAATCTTGGCGTCGTCTTCCAGGACTTCCGCCTGCTGCCGAACAAGACCGTCTACGACAACGTCGCCTTCACCCTGCAGGTGATCGGCAAGTCGCGCGGCTACATCCAGGAAGCCGTTCCGGACACGCTCAAGATGGTCGGCCTCGACGGCAAGGCCCAGCGCTACCCGCACGAACTCTCCGGCGGTGAGCAGCAGCGTGTGGCGATCGCCCGCGCCATCGTGAACAAGCCGCAGGTGCTGTTGGCCGATGAGCCGACCGGAAACCTCGACCCGACCACGAGCGCTGGCATCATGACCCTGCTCGAACGCATCAACGCCGGCGGCACGACCGTCATGATGGCCACCCACGAGGCCGCCATCGTCGACCAGATGCAGCGCCGCGTGCTCGAGCTGAGCGCCGGAACCATCGTGCGTGATGAGCGCCACGGCGGATACGCCACGAGCGCCGTGCCGATCCTGGCCGTTGCATCCGACACGTCATCAACGCCGCAGGCCGCACCGACGACCGGCGCCGTGCACACCGGCGCCGTGCACACCGACGCTGTTCGCACCAGTGCGGTGCCCACCAACGCTGTGCCCACCAGCACCATGTCGCAGCCCCTCTACGTCGAGCCCGAGTTCAGCGATGAGGTGACGGATGCCGCGGCCGCCGTCACGGCAGCGGCCCTGGCCACCCCGCCGGCGCCCCCTGCGCCGCCGCCCGCCCCGGTGACGGGCAGCATGATCCGCCCGCTGCTGCCGGTTTCCCGGCACGAGGCCCCCGAGCAGCTGGGGCTGGCCGAGCGGCTCGGCCTCCGCGCCCCTGGCGAGAAAACCGATCCGAGCAGTGCACAAGAAGTGGGACCGACGAAATGA
- the ftsX gene encoding permease-like cell division protein FtsX, whose translation MRIGLVLGEAANGLRRNASMVVSVVLVTFISLTFVGVAVLMQMQISQMKNVWYDKAQVAVYLCTDISPGESCAGGEATDDQIAAVKAQLESPVLAPFIDKFYFESHDEAYANFQKQFEGNPVTEYVTADQLNQTFWVNLIDPSNAAVLSESLGTMPGVETVTDQRRYLDQIFSVLNAASYTAIGIAALMLIAAVLLIATTIRLSAFSRRREIGIMRLVGASNRFIQTPFVLEGVFAALLGSLLAGGAVVGIVHFFVQGYLGGAMQFTSFVDVKDALIVVPILLVVGAVLAAFSANFAISRYLKV comes from the coding sequence ATGAGAATCGGTCTAGTCCTCGGTGAGGCTGCGAACGGCCTGCGCCGCAACGCGTCGATGGTGGTATCCGTCGTGCTCGTCACCTTCATCTCGCTGACCTTCGTGGGCGTGGCTGTGCTCATGCAGATGCAGATCTCGCAGATGAAGAACGTCTGGTACGACAAGGCGCAGGTCGCCGTTTACCTCTGCACCGACATCTCGCCGGGGGAGTCCTGCGCCGGCGGTGAGGCGACCGACGACCAGATCGCGGCCGTGAAGGCTCAGCTCGAGTCCCCGGTGCTGGCGCCCTTCATCGACAAGTTCTACTTCGAGAGCCACGACGAGGCCTACGCGAACTTCCAGAAGCAGTTCGAGGGCAACCCGGTCACCGAGTATGTGACGGCCGACCAGCTCAACCAGACGTTCTGGGTGAACTTGATCGATCCGTCCAACGCCGCCGTGCTCTCCGAGAGCCTCGGCACCATGCCGGGCGTCGAGACGGTCACCGACCAACGGCGCTATCTCGACCAGATCTTCTCGGTGCTGAACGCCGCCAGTTACACGGCTATCGGCATTGCCGCGCTCATGCTGATCGCCGCCGTGCTGCTGATCGCGACCACCATCCGGCTGTCGGCGTTCTCGCGCCGCAGGGAGATCGGCATCATGCGCCTGGTGGGCGCGTCCAACCGGTTCATCCAGACGCCGTTCGTCTTGGAGGGTGTCTTCGCCGCGTTGCTCGGCTCACTCCTGGCCGGAGGCGCGGTCGTGGGTATCGTGCACTTCTTCGTGCAGGGCTATCTGGGCGGCGCCATGCAGTTCACCAGCTTCGTCGACGTGAAAGACGCCCTCATCGTCGTGCCGATCCTGCTCGTGGTCGGCGCCGTGCTCGCCGCGTTCTCGGCGAACTTCGCCATATCCAGGTATCTGAAGGTCTAG
- a CDS encoding ATP-binding cassette domain-containing protein, protein MASLLELRAVSVAFADRAGAVTVLADSVDVALRPSRLHCVTGLGGSGKTSVLSVAAGLLQPTSGTVAWNGEELDGLSQDAVATRRSAHLGYVDQESTLLGHLSVVENVLLPAVPRRRAGELAGRAAALLAEYGVGELADARPAELTIGERRRVALARALLLEPPLLILDEPTAGLDRPAAARMIAALEALREAGSALFVASSDQALIDAADVRTTLGTPPGATLETTQATIRRSGIR, encoded by the coding sequence GTGGCATCGCTTCTTGAACTCCGCGCCGTGAGTGTGGCTTTCGCCGATCGCGCGGGCGCGGTCACCGTGCTGGCAGACTCCGTTGACGTGGCGCTGCGCCCCTCTCGCCTGCACTGCGTGACCGGGCTGGGCGGCTCGGGTAAGACGAGCGTGCTGAGCGTGGCCGCCGGGCTGCTGCAGCCGACATCCGGAACCGTTGCATGGAACGGCGAGGAACTGGACGGCCTGAGCCAGGATGCGGTCGCCACCCGGCGCTCCGCGCACCTCGGCTATGTCGACCAGGAATCCACGTTGCTCGGCCACCTCAGCGTGGTCGAGAACGTGTTGTTGCCGGCCGTGCCGCGGCGGCGGGCGGGGGAGCTCGCGGGGCGGGCGGCCGCGCTGCTCGCCGAGTACGGCGTCGGCGAGCTTGCCGACGCCCGGCCGGCCGAGCTCACGATTGGTGAGCGCCGACGCGTCGCGCTGGCACGTGCCCTGCTGCTGGAACCGCCGCTGCTGATTCTCGACGAGCCGACGGCCGGCCTCGACCGGCCGGCCGCCGCGCGCATGATTGCCGCGCTCGAGGCGCTGCGGGAGGCCGGAAGCGCGCTGTTCGTCGCCTCCAGTGACCAGGCGCTGATCGATGCCGCCGATGTGCGCACGACGTTGGGCACGCCGCCGGGCGCAACGCTGGAGACGACGCAGGCGACAATACGGCGCAGCGGCATCCGTTAG
- the smpB gene encoding SsrA-binding protein SmpB, whose product MPRERGEKVVATNRKARHDYTIEDTYEAGMVLSGTEVKSLRAGRASLVDGYAFVEGGEIWLDAVHIPEYKGGTWTNHPPRRKRKLLLHKQEIIKISHKTKDGGYTLIPLQIYFKDGRAKVELAVAKGKKEYDKRQTLRERQDKRESDRAIASRKNLGD is encoded by the coding sequence GTGCCCAGGGAACGTGGCGAGAAGGTTGTGGCCACCAATCGCAAGGCCCGCCACGACTACACGATCGAAGACACCTACGAGGCCGGAATGGTTCTCTCGGGGACGGAGGTCAAGTCGCTGCGCGCCGGTCGCGCCAGCCTGGTCGACGGTTATGCCTTTGTCGAGGGCGGCGAGATTTGGCTCGATGCGGTGCACATCCCCGAGTACAAGGGCGGAACGTGGACGAACCACCCGCCGCGTCGCAAGCGCAAACTGCTGCTGCACAAGCAGGAGATCATCAAGATCAGCCACAAGACCAAAGACGGTGGCTACACGCTGATCCCGCTGCAGATCTACTTCAAGGACGGCCGTGCCAAGGTCGAATTGGCCGTGGCAAAGGGTAAGAAGGAATACGACAAGCGTCAGACGCTGCGTGAGCGCCAGGACAAGCGTGAGTCCGACCGGGCCATCGCTAGCAGGAAGAACCTCGGAGACTGA